From a single Methylacidiphilum kamchatkense Kam1 genomic region:
- a CDS encoding glycosyltransferase family 2 protein: MLNDDLEVITGDWLEEMVGHAMRAEVGAVGAMLYYPDGTIQHAGVILAERGIPDHRLRNVRKEEAAEGGYLWFEQNLSAVTAACVVMRKECFEEVGGFDESYAIDLNDIDLCLRLRQRGYLIVWTPFAEFYHYESVSKMADIAEQYALWSEENSKFIKKWRPVFPLDPYYNPNLSFKPPYYKLSFPPRVKSLIS; the protein is encoded by the coding sequence TTGTTGAATGATGATTTAGAAGTGATTACAGGGGATTGGCTTGAGGAGATGGTAGGGCATGCGATGCGAGCTGAGGTGGGGGCGGTAGGGGCGATGCTGTACTATCCGGATGGGACGATACAGCATGCTGGGGTGATATTGGCGGAGCGGGGGATTCCGGATCATAGGCTTAGGAATGTGAGGAAGGAGGAGGCAGCGGAGGGGGGCTATCTTTGGTTTGAGCAGAATTTGAGTGCGGTGACGGCGGCTTGTGTTGTGATGCGGAAGGAGTGTTTTGAGGAGGTGGGGGGCTTTGACGAGAGTTATGCGATAGATTTAAACGACATAGACTTATGTTTACGATTGAGGCAGAGGGGCTATTTGATAGTGTGGACGCCCTTTGCTGAGTTTTATCATTACGAGTCGGTATCGAAGATGGCGGACATAGCTGAGCAGTATGCCCTGTGGTCGGAAGAAAACTCGAAGTTTATAAAAAAATGGCGGCCTGTTTTCCCGCTAGATCCTTATTACAACCCCAATTTGTCTTTCAAGCCTCCCTACTATAAACTCTCTTTCCCACCCAGGGTTAAATCTCTTATTAGTTGA
- a CDS encoding glycosyltransferase family protein — MSPIGKICFSLEEPKRRLFFSKERKICFRGYFFDSFGRKAKQVILQYKNERILADSQHREDIQSRYARSNIQIEKEVGFEGWIELSRGLKEIDILAELSGGQRLRLARYYIVVYGASKPHSKIKQQANPVCLPPAYFCLDAPQAEEPIITEDIFLEVRGWVFDKEGNPPSSIIVKNSTRVFPCKAIARSDVKADHPILKDIWCGFLARIPLEENLFEYIVEAEFPSGKKLELGKFFARSFNREERVKWDRDRYREWFALYGQLMGREEELLRGRLSGFAYKPFFSIIMGVGLGDRLEGVLASLRSVVGQWYERWEVLLVLYGGRKLAIEELRGVGGEDKLRIIELSYPEKVKAKEAGLREACGEYCMVLDSGEELVAHALYVFVEALQGDKALDLLFGDEDRRSGGGQVYSPVFKPGFNYDLLRSVNYLGRPVVFRKQKAMEVGGFDEGLEGAEEWDLYLRMTVGKVDGRGVCHLPYVLCHRGGEAEAGGGGGSEGVEKEVVWRDCKRRGVGVEGIERMRGGWRIRYGVGEAKPLVSIVMPSKCQLAYLRPCVESVMSKTSYDRYELLLVVNEKRLRNAEVERYLEGLSGVGGRCDWWCIRMSHLTMRRLTMRR, encoded by the coding sequence ATGTCCCCAATCGGTAAAATTTGTTTTTCTCTTGAAGAGCCTAAAAGGCGGTTATTTTTTTCGAAAGAAAGAAAAATTTGTTTTCGAGGCTATTTTTTCGACTCTTTTGGAAGGAAAGCCAAGCAGGTTATTCTCCAATACAAAAATGAAAGGATATTAGCCGATTCGCAGCATAGGGAAGATATCCAAAGTAGGTATGCGAGATCAAATATCCAGATTGAAAAAGAAGTTGGGTTTGAAGGCTGGATCGAATTAAGCCGCGGATTAAAAGAAATTGACATCTTAGCTGAACTCTCTGGTGGTCAAAGACTCCGGTTAGCTCGCTATTATATCGTCGTTTATGGCGCATCAAAACCCCACTCAAAGATAAAGCAGCAAGCAAATCCAGTTTGCCTACCGCCCGCTTACTTTTGTCTTGATGCACCACAAGCAGAAGAGCCGATAATAACAGAAGATATTTTTCTTGAAGTTAGGGGTTGGGTTTTTGATAAAGAAGGCAATCCTCCAAGTTCTATAATAGTAAAAAACTCTACTCGGGTATTCCCCTGCAAAGCAATCGCTCGCAGCGATGTGAAAGCAGATCATCCTATTCTAAAAGATATCTGGTGCGGCTTTTTGGCCAGGATACCCTTGGAAGAAAATCTCTTTGAATACATTGTGGAAGCAGAGTTTCCCAGTGGAAAGAAGCTTGAGCTAGGCAAGTTTTTTGCCCGTTCTTTTAATAGAGAAGAAAGAGTGAAATGGGATAGGGATCGCTACAGGGAATGGTTTGCCTTGTATGGTCAGTTAATGGGGAGGGAGGAGGAGCTATTGAGGGGGCGTCTTAGCGGGTTTGCCTACAAGCCATTCTTTTCGATAATAATGGGGGTGGGGTTAGGGGACAGGCTAGAGGGGGTCTTAGCGAGTCTCCGGTCGGTAGTAGGGCAGTGGTATGAGCGGTGGGAAGTGCTTTTGGTATTGTATGGGGGCAGGAAACTGGCCATAGAGGAGCTTAGGGGTGTAGGTGGGGAGGATAAGCTAAGGATCATAGAGTTGAGCTATCCAGAGAAGGTGAAGGCAAAGGAGGCTGGGTTAAGGGAAGCTTGTGGGGAGTACTGCATGGTATTAGACAGTGGGGAGGAGCTAGTAGCGCATGCGTTGTACGTATTTGTGGAGGCGCTTCAGGGGGATAAGGCGTTGGATTTACTGTTTGGGGATGAGGATAGGCGGAGTGGTGGGGGGCAGGTGTACAGTCCGGTATTCAAGCCTGGGTTTAATTATGATTTATTGAGGTCGGTGAACTATTTAGGGCGGCCTGTGGTTTTTAGGAAGCAGAAGGCGATGGAGGTGGGAGGGTTTGACGAGGGGTTGGAGGGGGCAGAGGAGTGGGATCTTTATTTAAGGATGACGGTGGGGAAGGTGGATGGGCGTGGGGTTTGTCATCTGCCTTATGTGCTGTGTCATCGAGGAGGGGAAGCGGAAGCTGGAGGGGGTGGAGGGAGTGAGGGGGTGGAGAAGGAGGTGGTGTGGAGGGATTGTAAGCGACGAGGGGTAGGAGTGGAAGGGATAGAGAGGATGAGGGGAGGGTGGCGGATACGGTATGGGGTAGGTGAGGCGAAGCCATTGGTGAGCATAGTGATGCCTTCGAAGTGTCAGCTTGCTTATCTTCGGCCTTGTGTAGAGAGTGTAATGAGCAAGACGAGTTATGATCGCTACGAGTTATTGTTGGTGGTGAATGAGAAGCGACTGAGGAATGCGGAGGTGGAGCGGTATTTGGAGGGGTTGAGTGGGGTGGGGGGAAGGTGCGACTGGTGGTGTATCCGGATGAGCCATTTAACTATGCGAAGATTAACAATGCGGCGGTGA
- a CDS encoding glycosyltransferase family protein translates to MNQNRSFFFSIESPKHRFHVVRERKICFSGYFFDGYGRKANQILIKWNDKQVIANRVDRGDVQRLYAQKGMVVEQAVGFESCIELSRGLKEVEVIAELSNGEKIKLKKFILYVWSKKYCLDPLYNNKHQLVGYYNIEKPLEKEVVSTQHYIEISGYVVDKDGYPPRVVQIKTPTRKYPCQQICRQGIQKDYPFVKDTRCGFAGYAFLEDIPKQYSIEVEFLSGQVAELATFFASLKVQEDRREKELYQKWFSCYGQLMGREEELLRGRLSGFVYKPFFSIIMGVGLGDRLEGVLASLRSVVGQWYERWEVLLVLYGGRKLAIEELRGVGGEDKLRIIELSYPEKVKAKEAGLREACGEYCMVLDSGEELVAHALYVFVEALQGDKALDLLFGDEDRRSDGGRCTVRYSSLGLIMIY, encoded by the coding sequence ATGAATCAAAACCGAAGCTTTTTCTTTTCGATCGAATCCCCAAAGCATCGATTTCATGTCGTAAGAGAAAGAAAAATCTGCTTTAGCGGCTATTTTTTTGATGGTTATGGTAGAAAAGCTAATCAGATCCTTATTAAGTGGAATGATAAACAAGTTATTGCAAATAGAGTAGACAGGGGGGATGTCCAAAGACTCTATGCTCAGAAAGGGATGGTTGTAGAACAGGCGGTGGGTTTTGAAAGCTGCATTGAATTGAGCCGTGGCTTAAAAGAAGTTGAAGTGATTGCTGAACTCTCGAATGGAGAGAAAATAAAGCTAAAGAAATTTATTCTCTACGTTTGGTCGAAGAAGTATTGCTTAGACCCGCTCTATAATAATAAGCACCAATTAGTTGGATATTATAATATTGAGAAGCCTCTTGAAAAAGAAGTCGTTTCGACCCAGCACTATATCGAGATAAGTGGCTATGTCGTAGACAAGGATGGCTATCCACCTCGAGTAGTCCAGATCAAAACACCTACTAGAAAATATCCCTGCCAGCAGATTTGCCGACAGGGGATTCAGAAAGATTACCCCTTTGTCAAAGACACTCGTTGTGGGTTTGCAGGCTATGCTTTTTTAGAAGATATACCAAAGCAATACAGTATAGAAGTAGAGTTTCTGTCTGGACAAGTGGCTGAATTAGCAACGTTCTTTGCAAGCCTAAAAGTTCAGGAGGACAGAAGAGAAAAAGAGCTCTACCAAAAATGGTTCAGCTGCTACGGTCAGTTAATGGGGAGGGAGGAGGAGCTATTGAGGGGGCGTCTTAGCGGGTTTGTCTACAAGCCATTCTTTTCGATAATAATGGGGGTGGGGTTAGGGGACAGGCTAGAGGGGGTCTTAGCGAGTCTCCGGTCGGTAGTAGGGCAGTGGTATGAGCGGTGGGAAGTGCTTTTGGTATTGTATGGGGGCAGGAAACTGGCCATAGAGGAGCTTAGGGGTGTAGGTGGGGAGGATAAGCTAAGGATCATAGAGTTGAGCTATCCAGAGAAGGTGAAGGCAAAGGAGGCTGGGTTAAGGGAAGCTTGTGGGGAGTACTGCATGGTATTAGACAGTGGGGAGGAGCTAGTAGCGCATGCGTTGTACGTATTTGTGGAGGCGCTTCAGGGGGATAAGGCGTTGGATTTACTGTTTGGGGATGAGGATAGGCGGAGTGATGGGGGCAGGTGTACAGTCCGGTATTCAAGCCTGGGTTTAATTATGATTTATTGA
- a CDS encoding glycosyltransferase family 2 protein: MNYLGRPVVFRKQKAMEVGGFDEGLEGAEEWDLYLRMTVGKVDGRGVCHLPYVLCHRGGEAEAGGGVGSEGVEKEVVWRDCKRRGVGVEGIERMRGGWRIRYGVGEAKPLVSIVMPSKCQLAYLRPCVESVMSKTSYDRYELLLVVNEKRLRNAEVERYLEGLSGVGGKVRLVVYPDEPFNYAKINNAAVREARGEVLALLNDDLEVITGDWLEEMVGHAMRAEVGAVGAMLYYPDGTIQHAGVILAERGIPDHRLRNVRKEEAAEGGYLWFEQNLSAVTAACVVMRKECFEEVGGFDESYAIDLNDIDLCLRLRQRGYLIVWTPFAEFYHYESVSKMADIAEQYALWSEENSKFIKKWRPVFPLDPYYNPNLSFKPPYYKLSFPPRVTLLPEEWRSERL, encoded by the coding sequence GTGAACTATTTAGGGCGGCCTGTGGTTTTTAGGAAGCAGAAGGCGATGGAGGTGGGAGGGTTTGACGAGGGGTTGGAGGGGGCAGAGGAGTGGGATCTTTATTTAAGGATGACGGTGGGGAAGGTGGATGGGCGTGGGGTTTGTCATCTGCCTTATGTGCTGTGTCATCGAGGAGGGGAAGCGGAAGCTGGAGGGGGGGTAGGGAGTGAGGGGGTGGAGAAGGAGGTGGTGTGGAGGGATTGTAAGCGACGAGGGGTAGGAGTGGAAGGGATAGAGAGGATGAGGGGAGGGTGGCGGATACGGTATGGGGTAGGTGAGGCGAAGCCATTGGTGAGCATAGTGATGCCTTCGAAGTGTCAGCTTGCTTATCTTCGGCCTTGTGTAGAGAGTGTAATGAGCAAGACGAGTTATGATCGCTACGAGTTATTGTTGGTGGTGAATGAGAAGCGACTGAGGAATGCGGAGGTGGAGCGGTATTTGGAGGGGTTGAGTGGGGTGGGGGGGAAGGTGCGACTGGTGGTGTATCCGGATGAGCCATTTAACTATGCGAAGATTAACAATGCGGCGGTGAGGGAGGCGCGGGGGGAGGTATTGGCGTTGTTGAATGATGATTTAGAAGTGATTACAGGGGATTGGCTTGAGGAGATGGTAGGGCATGCGATGCGAGCTGAGGTGGGGGCGGTAGGGGCGATGCTGTACTATCCGGATGGGACGATACAGCATGCTGGGGTGATATTGGCGGAGCGGGGGATTCCGGATCATAGGCTTAGGAATGTGAGGAAGGAGGAGGCAGCGGAGGGGGGCTATCTTTGGTTTGAGCAGAATTTGAGTGCGGTGACGGCGGCTTGTGTTGTGATGCGGAAGGAGTGTTTTGAGGAGGTGGGGGGCTTTGACGAGAGTTATGCGATAGATTTAAACGACATAGACTTATGTTTACGATTGAGGCAGAGGGGCTATTTGATAGTGTGGACGCCCTTTGCTGAGTTTTATCATTACGAGTCGGTATCGAAGATGGCGGACATAGCTGAGCAGTATGCCCTGTGGTCGGAAGAAAACTCGAAGTTTATAAAAAAATGGCGGCCTGTTTTCCCGCTAGATCCTTATTACAACCCCAATTTGTCTTTCAAGCCTCCCTACTATAAACTCTCTTTCCCACCCAGGGTTACTCTTCTTCCTGAGGAGTGGAGATCTGAGAGGTTGTAA
- a CDS encoding class I SAM-dependent methyltransferase — translation MNLIEEKIIRFGYFDKDYYLKNYPEVSFSGQTPFEHYMEIGWKEGKNPSRLFHTRWYLQNNPDVANSGVNPLVHYLEWGIFEGRKPVPNFIWNTRMDYPKYIANLLKCYDRQTAMALAVGNEFDYIKMGNTLLDLTIQWGKLRKGKMILDVGCGSGRLAYALAQSEMAEQVHYIGMDIVPELLEYARDRCNRPGWEFLFHNQYKFPLEDNSVDLVVFFSVLTHLLEEEGFIFLKEAKRVLKKNGRILCSYLSILDDIHRKMFIQRVNSMEQGKDELLLDIYLTPEVFKEYAQMLEMQLIYNDPSQCGQYLCVMEKSQD, via the coding sequence ATGAATCTAATTGAAGAAAAAATTATCCGTTTTGGCTATTTCGACAAAGACTATTACTTAAAAAACTATCCAGAAGTCAGTTTTTCTGGGCAAACTCCCTTCGAGCACTATATGGAAATAGGATGGAAAGAGGGGAAAAACCCGAGTCGGTTATTTCATACAAGATGGTATTTACAAAATAATCCAGATGTGGCAAATAGCGGCGTCAATCCTCTAGTCCATTATCTTGAATGGGGTATTTTCGAAGGAAGAAAACCTGTTCCCAATTTTATTTGGAATACTAGAATGGATTATCCAAAATACATAGCCAATTTACTAAAATGCTATGACCGGCAAACAGCAATGGCTTTAGCCGTAGGAAATGAGTTTGACTATATCAAAATGGGAAATACCCTCTTAGATCTGACCATCCAGTGGGGCAAATTGAGAAAAGGCAAAATGATCCTCGATGTAGGATGTGGTTCGGGAAGGTTAGCTTACGCATTAGCTCAATCCGAAATGGCTGAGCAAGTGCATTATATAGGAATGGATATTGTTCCCGAACTCTTAGAATACGCTAGGGATAGATGTAATCGACCAGGCTGGGAATTTTTGTTTCACAACCAGTATAAATTTCCTCTTGAAGATAACTCAGTTGATCTAGTTGTTTTCTTTTCAGTCCTCACCCATCTATTGGAAGAAGAAGGTTTCATTTTCTTAAAAGAAGCTAAAAGAGTGCTTAAAAAAAATGGCAGAATTCTATGCAGCTATTTGAGCATTTTAGATGACATCCATAGAAAGATGTTTATCCAACGAGTCAACTCCATGGAACAGGGAAAAGATGAACTCTTATTGGATATTTACCTAACGCCAGAAGTATTTAAAGAATATGCCCAAATGCTAGAGATGCAACTGATCTACAACGATCCGTCTCAATGTGGTCAATATCTCTGTGTTATGGAAAAAAGTCAGGATTAA
- a CDS encoding glycosyltransferase family 2 protein: protein MRTGSLSEAKKVHYLIENPKSKVLFLKDRLLYVSGWFFGPEGKRAKRIIAQSKNSVFEAEIVERPDVEQQYFSRELSIQRDCGFEIFCDLSRGVKYVVIKAQKDSGKWIKLGSFIVIVQKTKRKKTINSYYQHWLELFDSISPKDQEKIKARITKLSIQPLLSVLMPVYNTPEKYLIESIESVRNQIYSNWELCISDDASSDPAVRRILEDYRRKDPRIKVTFRQINGHMSANSNSALELAEGEFIVLLDSDDLLAPHALYMLVEEINRFPEVCILYSDEDKIDEMGKRYDPFFKPDWNPDLFRSQNLISHLGAYRREVVKKVGGFRIGYEGAQDWDLALRVWEQVGDKAIRHIPYVLYHWRAVSGSTALDIHTKPYAAKSARSAIVDHLARKQIKAVVLPAGPYFEYHRILYDIPKPYPKVSLIMLSAFKHSLVKDCIESILFKTDYKNFELLIVANGPNGTSPEITTYLDQLQKRAQLRVLYDDQSPFNYSKLNNWAAEQVDSNIIGFINDDLEVINPDWLTELMRHICRPEIAAVGAKLFYPQGTIQHAGVVLRVGGVAAHRFSGFSREYSGYFSNALLQQNIGCVTAACMLIKKEVFEEVGKFDENLTIDFGDVDLCCKLISKGYWISWTPYAELIHHESVSRGRQASEYSKKEWVYWREKWGKVLSEDPFYNPCLSLECPYTLAFPPRRKNPWNQ from the coding sequence ATGAGGACGGGTTCGTTAAGCGAAGCAAAAAAAGTTCATTACTTGATAGAAAATCCCAAAAGCAAGGTGTTGTTTCTAAAGGATAGGCTATTGTATGTTTCAGGCTGGTTTTTTGGACCCGAAGGCAAAAGGGCAAAGAGAATAATTGCCCAGAGCAAAAATAGCGTCTTTGAAGCTGAAATAGTTGAAAGACCGGATGTAGAGCAGCAGTATTTCTCGCGGGAACTGTCGATCCAGAGGGATTGCGGTTTTGAGATTTTCTGTGATTTGAGTCGAGGTGTCAAATATGTCGTCATTAAAGCTCAAAAAGATTCGGGGAAATGGATTAAGCTTGGAAGTTTTATTGTTATTGTTCAGAAAACGAAAAGAAAAAAAACCATTAATTCCTATTATCAACATTGGCTAGAGCTTTTTGATTCTATTTCACCCAAAGACCAAGAAAAAATAAAAGCGAGGATTACAAAATTATCGATTCAACCACTCTTATCGGTTCTAATGCCCGTGTACAATACACCAGAAAAATATCTTATTGAATCGATTGAATCGGTCAGAAATCAGATCTATTCGAATTGGGAGCTGTGCATTTCTGACGATGCTTCATCAGATCCAGCAGTACGACGAATTTTGGAAGACTATCGCAGGAAAGATCCAAGAATCAAGGTAACATTCCGGCAGATCAACGGTCATATGAGTGCCAATTCAAACAGTGCCCTGGAACTAGCGGAAGGAGAATTCATTGTACTTCTAGACTCGGACGATCTGCTTGCTCCGCATGCCCTTTATATGCTCGTTGAAGAAATTAATAGATTCCCCGAAGTCTGTATCCTGTATAGTGATGAAGATAAAATTGATGAAATGGGCAAGCGGTATGATCCTTTTTTTAAACCTGATTGGAATCCAGATCTTTTCCGATCTCAAAACCTTATTAGTCATCTTGGAGCCTACCGAAGGGAGGTGGTAAAGAAGGTTGGAGGGTTTCGAATCGGTTATGAAGGGGCGCAAGACTGGGATTTAGCCTTGCGGGTATGGGAACAGGTCGGAGATAAAGCTATAAGACACATTCCTTATGTTTTGTATCATTGGCGTGCAGTATCGGGTTCAACAGCTTTGGACATCCACACAAAACCTTATGCTGCAAAATCGGCAAGAAGTGCCATAGTGGATCATCTAGCAAGAAAACAGATCAAGGCAGTAGTCCTTCCGGCGGGGCCATATTTCGAATATCATCGTATCCTCTACGATATACCAAAACCGTATCCCAAAGTCAGTTTGATCATGCTTTCTGCCTTCAAACATTCCTTGGTGAAAGATTGCATAGAAAGTATTCTTTTTAAGACCGATTACAAAAACTTTGAACTTTTAATTGTTGCCAATGGTCCTAATGGTACGAGCCCAGAGATAACCACCTATCTTGATCAGCTGCAAAAGAGAGCTCAGCTTAGGGTATTGTATGACGATCAGAGCCCTTTTAACTATTCGAAGCTGAACAATTGGGCTGCTGAACAGGTGGATTCGAATATTATCGGATTTATTAACGACGACTTAGAAGTTATCAATCCCGATTGGCTAACCGAATTAATGAGGCATATCTGCCGTCCAGAGATAGCGGCTGTGGGGGCTAAACTCTTTTATCCTCAAGGCACGATCCAGCATGCAGGAGTAGTGTTGCGCGTAGGCGGAGTGGCTGCTCACAGGTTTTCTGGCTTTAGCAGAGAATATAGTGGTTATTTTTCCAATGCCTTGCTCCAACAAAATATTGGCTGTGTGACTGCTGCCTGTATGTTGATCAAAAAAGAAGTCTTTGAAGAAGTAGGAAAGTTTGATGAAAATTTAACAATCGATTTTGGGGATGTGGATTTATGCTGCAAACTGATCAGTAAAGGCTATTGGATAAGCTGGACACCTTATGCCGAATTAATTCATCATGAATCAGTGTCTAGAGGCCGTCAAGCGAGCGAATATTCCAAAAAAGAATGGGTATACTGGCGTGAAAAATGGGGGAAAGTTCTTAGTGAGGATCCTTTTTATAATCCCTGTCTTTCTCTAGAATGTCCTTATACTTTGGCCTTTCCTCCTAGAAGGAAGAATCCTTGGAATCAATAG